One Bythopirellula goksoeyrii genomic window, TTAATAGAAGAAACCGATCACAGTTGAACACCGATTAAGCGGATTGTCGCTGATCTGAAAATTTTTTTGAATGACTCCGCGTTCGTCCGCGGCTAATTTTCCCCTTGTTTTTTTTTAAAGTTTGTACTGCCGAGGCACACATGTCTTCTCGTCGCGCCGTTTACACTGGTTCGTTCGATCCCATTTCGCTGGGGCATCTCAATGTCATCGAGCGGAGCAGCCGACTTGTTGACGAGTTGATCGTCGGCGTGGGCATCAATATCGAGAAGCAGTCGCTCTTCACGGAGAAAGAACGGGTCGAGTTGCTCTCACGGGTTACCAAGCATCTGCCGAATGTCGAAGTAAAAACCTTTGCTGGGCTGGCCGTGCAATTCGTCCGAGACTGCGATGCGAGGGTGATTATCCGTGGCGTGCGATCACTCACCGACATGGAGACGGAATTCACCATGACACTGGCCAATCGCAAACTCGATCCAGGTGTCGAGACGGTGTTCCTGATGGCCGACGATGAGTTTTCGCACGTTTCGAGTAGTCTGATCAAACAAATCACCCCCCTAGCCGGCGACGAGGAGTTGGCACGCTTCGTGCCAAGGGAAATTGTTGCTGATCTGCGAGAGAAACTCTCCGGCTGACTAAAGCTGAATTCGCCTTTTGCAGGGCTCATGCGTAAAATGGGGGCGATGTCGCGGGCTGTGGTCCTGCGAACTCCCGCAACCACCCCGCAGAGAAATCCCGCTGATGAGGAAGACCCCCACTTCCAGTAAAGAACGATTCGCAGAATACCGTGATGAGGTTCTTGCCAAGAACAAGACCGAGCTAGACAAGAAGCGGCGGGAACGCTCCACCTGGGACTTGGTCACCAATTTTCTGAGGCTGCTGCGAGGTCAAAGGTCAGCACTTGCATTTGCCCTGACGACTCTGACGATCTCGACGATTCTGGCCCTGATCCCCCCCGCGACGACCAAGATCGTCATTGAAAATGTACTCGGCGATACGCCGCTTCCTGCGAGTTTGGCGGAATGGCTCCCCAGTGATCGTTGGTCGCTCTTGATAGCCATCGTAATCGGTGTATTTGCGATTTCACTGGTACGGCTGGCGTTGCACGTGTGGGGACGTTGGTACGCCACCCGAGTGACCAAAC contains:
- the coaD gene encoding pantetheine-phosphate adenylyltransferase; protein product: MSSRRAVYTGSFDPISLGHLNVIERSSRLVDELIVGVGINIEKQSLFTEKERVELLSRVTKHLPNVEVKTFAGLAVQFVRDCDARVIIRGVRSLTDMETEFTMTLANRKLDPGVETVFLMADDEFSHVSSSLIKQITPLAGDEELARFVPREIVADLREKLSG